From the genome of Chaetodon trifascialis isolate fChaTrf1 chromosome 4, fChaTrf1.hap1, whole genome shotgun sequence:
agcagctgacgTTCTGCCTGTCGGTAAACCCGCAGCAGCCGTGAACACAGGGTCTGGTGCAGCCGCAGGAAGAAATACCAGTTGTTGTTGACGAAGAAAAGGTTGTAGACGCCGTCCAGGTCCTTCTGGTGCTCTGCCTCAGGGTCACGCAGGTCAACCTTCTCCCCAGCTCCACCGGAACCTGTCTCAATGGGTGTAGATCCAGGGGTGGATGAGGCAGTTCCTGCAGGCTGGCTCATGCTactggaggtggtggaggccTCCGTGTCCGCAGGTTGGGATGGGCTGCAGCGCCTCCGCCTGGACTCCCCGTTGACCTGCTGCTGGGGCTGGGACTGGGCCTGGGACTGTGATTGGGCAGGCTGGGGTTGAGACTGACTACCTGTGGCCACTGCTGCTCCTGATGCATTATTAGAATTAACatttgctcctcctcctgttgctGCCGCCgacccacctcctcctcctcccctctctcccccctcctcaggCTCAACCTCCTCATCTGTCCAGTCTTCAGTATCACTGAGCTCGCCGCGGCGGGAGAAGAACAGGTCGGGGACAAAGTGCTGGATGATGCGCTTGATGTGGTCCTTGTCATCTTTGTGGATGGTGGGCTGACGTTTCACATGGTAGATGATGAGCGAGGCAGCGTCCTCCAGGATCTGTTTGTCCTCATACGTAAACACCATGTGAGGCTCGCTGGTGGAGGCTGAACCAGAGCCGTTGCGGCTCTGCTGCCCAACTCCACCCTCTTCAGTGCTCTGCTCCTGACGCTGAgatgcacagaaaaacacagaggttaATGCAGGCAATGCAAGGACACGCTGTGACAAATCACAGGGTTTAATAGGTTTCATTGATCTCTGAGAAATGAATATTCCTATGTATATTTTAAGGGAAAGAAATTAAGAATTTTGTCTGTTGAAGCTACAAAGTTTTCCTACCTAACAAAATCAACTCAAGAGCAAAACTATGAACTGTAGATATTCAATCATTCAATGATTCTGATCAATTCTTGTGTTTGAGTCTTgagttggttttgttttgtcaacTTGTGTCAAGCaatgtttccaaggtcaagaatccCTGGAGATACTTAGAATTATGGAAAGTTTGACCATCTACAATTTCAAGGCAAAAGAGCCAACTCCATGTTCTGATCCAGATGTTAGATAAGGGCCCTGGAGTTGAGATTGTTTCATCAATGTGAATAATAAACTGTCAAGCTCAACTCCACAAGAAAACCAGACAATAAGAGAAAGGGCAaattttctgaaatgaaaacttTGTATCAACTCACACAATCATCCCACATCGATAACCACCTGAATGAGGTGTTTCgcagaaatgttttcatttcttttgctcGGTGGGGTACAGTATAAtaaacacttttactgtgtcCAAACTCCAATATGGCTCTACAACCTTGCCCAAAAATTGGACAGAAATATAATTGTGAAACTCCACACCTAATTATCCTTTCATATTCTGAAAGTTCTGGCGTTAGGACAGCTGACAGGGAGAGAGTTTTTACCTCATCATAGACACTTTCGATCTCATTGAGGAGACTCTTGGACCGCAGGGCCTTCATGTCATTCTGTTTGAAGTTGACTCCTTGGTGGTCGAGGGACTTGAGATAAGCCTTCTCGTACTGCTCCCTCCAAATCTTATTGAAACCCTGTTGggcctccctccactcctcctccttggCTTTCAATCTGTAGAGGGGGGCACACCTTGAATTTAGACACTtcacaatatacatatacatatatacacatgttACGCTAACATGTCTGTCAGTGAGTTTTCTTGGCAGTTTGACAGTAAAGGACTGTAAGAATGTGTAAAACACATATTTTGAGGTGCCTTCATACAGTACACTGAATACACAAGCactttttttaaagcacagcTGTTGTTGGTAGGTTCACCTTTGCAGGAAGTATAAAGATCACTGCCTGGTACAAGGATCTTACTTGTACTGTCAGCAAATCAACATTTCTCTCATACTGTCACTGAGATAAATCTCCCTGCTGATAATTAAACTAACAGCAATGCATGAACACCAAGACCATTAACACAGTTCAGCCACTGAATTTCTGCCATTTAAAGTTTTACCAATGAAGAcgtttgaaatgaaaagacagtcCAGACCTCTTAAGCACCACAGGCACAGCGGTAGCAGGACTCCTCTTCAGTCCCTCAATGATCTCGGGGGCTTTGTCACCATAGATACGATACACAGCACGGCGTTGGATGACCTCAGAGGTGCCGCCCAGGCAGTCGTCTAATCTGAAACGGTCCTGGTCTTCGGGTGAAAGACGGGAGAGTTTCTTCTGGACGCTCTCTAGCACCCTGATGGTGGCCAGGTTTGTCTCCAGAACCACGTCCAACTGTGGGTGGACAGTTACAGACATGGAGCTTTAGAAGGCAGATACTAACCACAGTACAGAGTAAAGCGCTGAACAAGTTAAATCTTATCATTACTTTAACGAGAGCAGGGatacaaaaagataaaaacacatgTTGAGGAAGTTGTGATGTTCGTACAAAGTGTCTCTACAAGAGGTGTAAACAGAACGGTAAGGATGTACGTACCTCAAATCTTTCATCCTCACAGCGATGCAACTGTTCCTCATAAGGAGTCTTCTTCGAGCTGACGAAGGTGGAGTCCTCTGACCAAGAGGGGAATGAGACCCAGGTGTCGTTCAAAACCTACACATATTCAGACACAAAGGTAAAAAAAGCTAATGAATATATTccataaaaacaagaacaaaagctgctggcATGCAAACATGGATGCAAAGAAAGCATGCTTCAAACTAAAATCTACTTGCAAGTGTTTTATGAGGAAATGAATCCATTCAGCAGACCTAAAGGTTACACAGAAACTTTGCTCGCAAGAAAACTTCACAGGGCACCTCGCGGGCACGATGCACTGAGCTAATGACAACTCTTTAGGAAAATGCCAGTTGCGTACCTCCTTGCACAGAGCAGTGCGTCCGCTGCATTTAGGCTGCTGGTAGGTCTTGGGCAGTGCTCTGTAGCTGGACCCCAGGCGCTTGCAGGAGGCATAATCCACCTCTCggccccctcccccctccatgTAGCGATCCGACAGCCCTGACACAGCATGAGAGAGCTCTTTGTCCCCCAGAAATGACTTGAACTGTGTGTACAGTTCAGGAAACTTCCTggaaggagagatggatgaaATAAGGAATGACAGATGAATCAGGAGAACAGATGACCAAAAAACATGTTACCCATCAGGCTAATGCCACCTATGAGAATGTGAACAAAAATCTGCATTATGTTTCCTACATACAGGTCATATCAGAAGCGTTTGCAACTATCATTAAGTAGTCTTCAATGGTCCAGAGAGTCTTTTATAAATGCCAACATTTTTAACAGCTGTTGCCCTTTGTGTCTCTTCTACAACACCAGACATTACTGACTACACCTTCTGTCAGCACCCTGCAGCTACTGTGTCCACATCCATGTTTCTGATTTCATCCAgccatttcacacatttattcGGTTCAGTCATCTTTCCCTCCACTCACCCCAGGAAAGGAGTGACTAGTTGTAGCAGCTCCGCTCCCGAAACTACTTCCTGGTTAAACAAGGCGATGCAGCGCAGGAAGTTCTCATACACTTCCTGGCTTTTAAACAGGCGACGAACCTAAAGATGTATGGGTTGACAAGGAAATCAGACCAACTGCGTTATCAAAAAGACATTCAAACACATCATAATAAAGACAGCAATATAgggggaaaaggaaaggaagcaCAGTAGCAGTGGGTCAAATAAACAGTGTGAAAGAAGAAGGCTATTCAACATGGAAAATGATGCCTCACCTTATCGAAGAAGGAGAATTCTCTTAAGACTCCATGTTTGCCAACTGAAGCAAAGGACTGATCTTTGGTACAGGAATACTTCATTTTTTTCTACatataaaaagagaaatgaatgcTCAATAATCTGTACCATTAAAAAGTTTTAAGTTATTGTAGCTGGAACCTTTGAGTTGTTGCTTTAGGGACAATGTAAAGAGATCAAGGACATGTATACATACACTGGCGCATAGCCTGTGGCAGTTATTCTAAATTGAGAATTTACCTTGAGCAGTGGGGACATGTGCTGCAGTAGGATTGGCCTGGgcctctttttgctctgtttggtTATCGTGTCCTCTTCCTCCGGCCTTTTCAGCGTCTCTTTCCCCCCTGTCAGTGAGCTCCCTGTGAACtacaggagaggaagaacacGGGAGAAGTGTCACAAAGTGTCAGAGGAGGGTGAAAAATGCCTGTTACAATTTCCCAAAGACCATGCTGATATATTAAAATAGCTTCTTTTGTGTTGCAAACAGTCCAAAAGCCAAACATCTTTAATCTACTTTGATGTAAgactaaaaaaacaacaacaacaaaaaaaggaatATTCCAATATTGTGGGTTATATATTCACATTTGCTGAGTAAAAACCAGAAAATCTTTGGCATTCTTGcttgaaaaatgtgtcaaactTGATGAATAGTTGCCAATTAAAATTCTGTCACTCGACTAATTGATTGGTCTACtaaatcatttcagctttgctTTGGATTTGCACTTTCAACTAGTGTACTCAAAGAATGTTAAGGAAAAATACTCAGGAAGAATACACAAGAATAACATTTGTGAGCAGTTGCATGGAAATAAAAAaccctgaaacactgaaaagaagaggaaattaTATTAAAAGAAAGAGTTTTTTGGTGCCAAGACAGGCCACTAACTGTTTGTGTAAGGACCGTTTGGATTTTTTGTGAATCATttatctctgtctgctgtcgtTTTACTGACCAATGATCTCTTAGCATCAGGTAAGAACTGTCCAAACTCGGCCAGCAGGTCCTCT
Proteins encoded in this window:
- the sin3b gene encoding paired amphipathic helix protein Sin3b, encoding MAKIQAHSTAKQINQIQDKPYVITQKQVQQQHFQKLKVEDALSYLDQVKIRFANDPGIYNKFLDIMKEFKSQSIDTPGVINRVSQLFHGHPDLVLGFNAFLPPGYRIEVPKNGVAFLQSPFSAQVSPGQQGKSLTTSAVTTTSGSASAAQIEAGPAQTTDVKSASSEPPSSSTPAGPPEPPSRLSLPLTSRESQNQATTSSVSPPASETSPVEFDSAISYVNKIKNRFLDHPEIYRAFLEILHTYQKEQLEVKESRGSRGSSGMTEDEVFSKVASLFKGQEDLLAEFGQFLPDAKRSLFTGSSLTGGKETLKRPEEEDTITKQSKKRPRPILLQHMSPLLKKKMKYSCTKDQSFASVGKHGVLREFSFFDKVRRLFKSQEVYENFLRCIALFNQEVVSGAELLQLVTPFLGKFPELYTQFKSFLGDKELSHAVSGLSDRYMEGGGGREVDYASCKRLGSSYRALPKTYQQPKCSGRTALCKEVLNDTWVSFPSWSEDSTFVSSKKTPYEEQLHRCEDERFELDVVLETNLATIRVLESVQKKLSRLSPEDQDRFRLDDCLGGTSEVIQRRAVYRIYGDKAPEIIEGLKRSPATAVPVVLKRLKAKEEEWREAQQGFNKIWREQYEKAYLKSLDHQGVNFKQNDMKALRSKSLLNEIESVYDERQEQSTEEGGVGQQSRNGSGSASTSEPHMVFTYEDKQILEDAASLIIYHVKRQPTIHKDDKDHIKRIIQHFVPDLFFSRRGELSDTEDWTDEEVEPEEGGERGGGGGGSAAATGGGANVNSNNASGAAVATGSQSQPQPAQSQSQAQSQPQQQVNGESRRRRCSPSQPADTEASTTSSSMSQPAGTASSTPGSTPIETGSGGAGEKVDLRDPEAEHQKDLDGVYNLFFVNNNWYFFLRLHQTLCSRLLRVYRQAERQLLEHRAEQSRERLLMAEGRREKACDLAMELRLKQPSEVELEEYYPAFLDMVRSLLDGNLDSTQYEDTLREMFTIHAYIGFTIDKVIHNIIRQLQHLVSDEVCLQVVDLYLAERKRGAAGGNLSSQCVRAAWETSYQWKAERVMAEENCFKVMFIQNKGHVTMTIELLDTEEAQADDPLDVQCLSSYMEQFVGTESSLCSQAEGYFFKPVFLPRNLRRFRRWQVRQVEAMRCRREWHRQLGVENAGSLDCRFKLNTHKMVFVMNSEDYMYRRGALVKARKSQHRVAANQHERFDKWHQGWLANHVTASAERSVQNWLMGEEEEDMIPCKTTCLSTEVKGQTVNRYQVHYSSSKAPASP